From the bacterium genome, the window CGTCGGTGACGTCCTTGTTGATGGCGTCCCGCATGCGCTGGGAGCCGGCCTCGGGGGCGATGGTGAAGCCCCCCTTCTTGACCCGGGCCACCTCCAGGGCGACGTCCCGGGTCAGGGTCTTCACCCGCAGGCTGGGCACCTGCACCGAGATCATCTGCCGCTCGTAGGCCTCGTTGGTGTGGCGCAGGATGGAGTTGATGAAGCTGTAGTCCCCCGCGGAGAGGCTCATGAGGCTCACGCCCTCGTAGCCGGTGGACTTGAGGCCCTCTTCGACCAGATGCAGCACCGTCTCCGGGCTGCGCTCGCGG encodes:
- a CDS encoding radical SAM protein; this translates as GVYVPRFFEPEYHEDGRLSAIRPLLPGHRRVFRRVVADLDKAPYPTAPVVPTLQTVHDRLSVEIQRGCTAGCRFCQAGMIYRPTRERSPETVLHLVEEGLKSTGYEGVSLMSLSAGDYSFINSILRHTNEAYERQMISVQVPSLRVKTLTRDVALEVARVKKGGFTIAPEAGSQRMRDAINKDVTD